From a single Brassica rapa cultivar Chiifu-401-42 chromosome A01, CAAS_Brap_v3.01, whole genome shotgun sequence genomic region:
- the LOC103839456 gene encoding GATA transcription factor 17, with the protein MSEGSEETKTKIDSAGELSDVDNENCSSSGSGGGETKKTCVDCGTFKTPLWRGGLAGPKSLCNACGIKSRKKRQAALGIKPEKKIRKSNSCESDLSLEDDRNVNNKIKKADDHTSTSSSCSKRVSKFLDLGLEVPVMKRSSVEKKRLWKKLGEEERAAVLLMALSCGSVYA; encoded by the exons ATGTCGGAGGGATCAGAAGAAACGAAGACAAAGATCGATTCCGCCGGAGAGTTATCGGACGTCGATAACGAGAACTGCAGTAGCAGTGGAAGTGGCGGCGGCGAGACGAAGAAGACTTGCGTTGATTGCGGAACATTCAAAACTCCTCTCTGGCGCGGTGGCCTTGCCGGACCTAAG TCACTGTGCAATGCTTGTGGGATCAAGAGCAGGAAGAAGAGGCAAGCGGCTCTCGGGATCAAACCAGAGAAGAAGATCAGAAAAAGCAACAGCTGTGAGAGTGATCTAAGCCTCGAAGATGATCGTAACGTCAATAACAAGATCAAGAAAGCTGATGATCATACTAGTACTAGTAGCAGCTGCAGCAAAAGAGTGAGTAAGTTTCTGGATCTGGGATTGGAAGTGCCGGTGATGAAGAGATCATCGGTTGAGAAGAAGAGGCTGTGGAAGAAACTCGGCGAGGAAGAAAGAGCCGCCGTGCTTCTCATGGCGCTCTCTTGCGGCTCTGTTTATGCGTAA